The Hahella sp. HNIBRBA332 genome window below encodes:
- a CDS encoding ATP-dependent helicase, with protein sequence MKDILSYLNEEQFKAVNATEGATLVLAGAGSGKTRVVTYKAAHLILNKKAPPKSIILVTFTNKAANEMRSRLGELIGPIAKTIHIGTFHKLFLELILKPSSDRPVTQKYGYNQTTRVISEHEAKSFIESFWSNLGEEQQRFVARNSISLNEVLACLSRARANGFGSNDYAPPMELTNRERMIDRIMIALWKNLDEEKRKLNAIDADDILYIACHVLKEDAELRDALQYHLKHFIIDEFQDCNYLQFEAIRLLASNSVSITVVGDSKQSIYQFRGSEPTVFQAFLEAYDAPTIRVLDTNYRSLNKLVQLSNKLADSMPHRLQEDIAMRAHRSGDGMVQFASPLNVVTESNEVAANIQTLLNAGTPPDEIAVLYRENSQRLHIEQALIARRIPYLVNEGVPLMRRRGPRMLLSLCLAPSSSESPLEEKNLEYVLNNSRINLQWRHKKSGKYKDEAIFKYLQFISDADGSLGEKATDIIRDVRLIKKLNNCPPSQAEEQLWEILLRHTYFSREGMESLPAKVVIQQLLDGLKKGVPLEQSAEELLKINSDKTESDKIHLMTIHASKGTEFDTVFLINATLAEHKERDDNREEERRVFYVALTRAKSRLHISCPQYNERGLPLQPSPYIAELRRG encoded by the coding sequence TTGAAAGATATACTGTCTTATCTCAATGAAGAACAGTTCAAAGCCGTCAACGCCACCGAAGGGGCCACCCTGGTGCTGGCGGGCGCCGGTTCAGGCAAAACCCGCGTGGTCACCTACAAAGCCGCACACCTTATCCTGAATAAAAAAGCGCCGCCGAAGTCCATTATCCTGGTGACCTTCACCAACAAGGCCGCGAATGAGATGAGATCAAGGCTGGGCGAGCTGATTGGCCCCATCGCTAAAACCATCCACATCGGCACCTTTCACAAGCTGTTTCTTGAATTGATCCTGAAACCCAGTTCCGATCGCCCCGTCACGCAGAAATATGGGTACAACCAAACGACGCGCGTGATCAGCGAGCACGAGGCCAAAAGCTTCATCGAATCATTCTGGTCCAATCTGGGCGAGGAACAACAGCGCTTTGTCGCCCGTAACAGCATTTCTCTCAATGAAGTTCTCGCCTGCCTGTCCCGCGCCAGAGCTAACGGCTTTGGCTCAAACGACTATGCGCCGCCAATGGAACTGACCAATCGTGAACGCATGATCGATCGCATCATGATTGCGCTGTGGAAAAACCTGGATGAGGAAAAAAGAAAGCTCAACGCCATTGATGCGGACGATATTCTTTATATCGCCTGCCACGTGCTGAAAGAAGACGCCGAGTTAAGAGACGCGCTGCAATATCATTTGAAGCACTTCATCATAGATGAGTTTCAGGACTGCAATTACCTGCAGTTTGAGGCCATACGCCTGTTGGCCTCCAACTCCGTTTCCATCACTGTCGTCGGCGACTCCAAGCAGTCCATCTATCAGTTCCGGGGCTCGGAGCCAACGGTTTTCCAGGCGTTCCTGGAAGCGTACGACGCTCCCACCATAAGGGTGTTGGACACCAACTACCGGTCCTTGAACAAGCTGGTGCAGCTCAGCAATAAGCTGGCTGACAGCATGCCTCATCGCCTGCAGGAGGACATCGCCATGCGCGCCCACAGAAGCGGCGACGGGATGGTGCAGTTCGCGTCGCCCCTCAATGTGGTGACCGAGTCAAACGAAGTCGCCGCGAATATTCAAACACTATTGAACGCAGGGACGCCGCCTGATGAGATCGCCGTTCTCTACAGGGAGAACAGCCAGCGTCTGCATATCGAGCAGGCGCTGATCGCCCGCCGCATCCCTTATCTGGTTAATGAAGGCGTTCCGCTGATGCGCAGGCGCGGTCCGCGCATGCTTCTGAGTCTGTGTCTTGCGCCCTCCAGCAGCGAAAGCCCGTTGGAGGAGAAGAATCTGGAATACGTCCTCAATAACAGCCGGATTAATCTGCAGTGGCGACACAAGAAGTCCGGCAAATATAAAGACGAGGCGATCTTCAAATATCTGCAGTTTATTTCCGACGCCGATGGCAGCCTCGGGGAAAAGGCGACGGACATCATTCGCGACGTCCGCCTGATCAAGAAGCTGAACAACTGTCCGCCGTCGCAAGCAGAGGAGCAGTTATGGGAAATCCTCCTGCGCCACACCTATTTCAGTCGGGAAGGCATGGAAAGCCTGCCCGCCAAAGTGGTGATTCAGCAGTTATTGGACGGCTTGAAAAAAGGCGTACCCCTGGAACAAAGCGCCGAGGAACTGCTAAAAATAAACAGCGATAAAACCGAGTCGGACAAAATTCATCTCATGACCATTCATGCGTCAAAAGGGACTGAATTCGACACCGTCTTTCTGATCAATGCGACCCTGGCCGAGCATAAAGAGAGAGACGATAACAGGGAGGAAGAACGCCGGGTTTTCTACGTGGCGCTGACTCGGGCCAAAAGCAGACTGCATATCTCCTGCCCGCAATATAATGAGCGTGGGCTACCCTTGCAGCCTTCGCCGTATATTGCAGAACTCAGGCGCGGCTAG
- a CDS encoding RidA family protein yields MSISKVNPSALYDGSPFGLSQAAVDTESGLVFVSGQVDWDANYELKNDTIEAQTANALENLSIVLKEAGSSVDNLLQVRIFVRGELADHMAKVAPILASYLGAVRPALTGVGVASLASPGTLVEIEAVAKVRR; encoded by the coding sequence ATGAGCATTAGTAAAGTAAACCCCAGCGCGCTGTATGACGGTTCGCCTTTTGGTCTGTCGCAAGCGGCGGTCGATACGGAATCGGGGCTGGTGTTTGTGTCCGGGCAGGTGGACTGGGACGCCAACTACGAACTGAAGAACGACACGATTGAAGCTCAGACAGCGAATGCGCTGGAGAATCTGAGCATCGTGCTGAAAGAAGCCGGGTCTTCCGTCGATAACCTGCTGCAGGTGCGCATATTTGTCAGGGGGGAGCTGGCGGACCACATGGCGAAAGTGGCGCCCATTCTCGCCAGTTACCTGGGAGCCGTGCGGCCTGCGCTGACCGGCGTGGGCGTCGCCTCGCTGGCCTCGCCGGGCACGTTGGTGGAAATTGAGGCGGTGGCGAAAGTCCGTCGCTAA
- a CDS encoding LysR family transcriptional regulator, producing the protein MIEKLEIHHLRTLDALYRFGNISAAAESLDLSQQAISQQLKKLRDILGDQLFVRTGHGMAPTPYAKLIEPHIQRVLTHLHAIPAPEAFSLAKMERTLVISATDYTQKVIVTSLVAEVRKAAPKVKVVVANIESASLTRKMRQGEIDVAFTSHGYVPEGLLSEALFTERYLCVSADAGLAGEGEIALERLVERDFIVTSPGIGGFTGSADAWFEQQGLRRNVTISAPSFHIAQEYLKATDMVAFMPSRLLPCTGLFEIPLRKYPPGYEVVATYHPSAKGDPLIMWVLSTVKQRISRA; encoded by the coding sequence ATGATTGAAAAACTGGAAATTCACCATCTGCGAACCTTGGACGCATTGTATCGCTTCGGCAATATCTCAGCCGCGGCGGAGTCACTCGATCTGTCGCAGCAGGCGATCAGTCAACAACTGAAAAAACTGCGGGACATTCTGGGCGATCAGCTATTCGTGCGCACCGGCCATGGCATGGCTCCAACGCCATACGCCAAGTTGATCGAGCCGCATATCCAGCGGGTTCTGACCCATTTGCATGCGATTCCGGCGCCGGAGGCGTTTTCTTTGGCGAAAATGGAAAGGACCTTGGTAATCTCCGCAACGGACTACACCCAGAAAGTCATCGTGACGTCGTTGGTTGCGGAAGTACGAAAGGCTGCGCCCAAGGTGAAAGTCGTGGTCGCCAATATCGAAAGCGCCAGCCTGACCCGGAAAATGCGCCAAGGAGAGATTGATGTGGCGTTTACCTCCCATGGCTATGTGCCGGAAGGCCTGCTGTCCGAGGCATTGTTCACCGAAAGGTATCTCTGCGTCTCCGCCGACGCCGGGTTGGCGGGCGAGGGAGAGATTGCTCTGGAGCGGCTGGTTGAGCGTGACTTTATTGTCACTTCGCCGGGGATTGGCGGCTTCACCGGGTCGGCGGACGCCTGGTTTGAGCAGCAGGGTTTGCGCCGTAACGTGACGATTTCAGCGCCTTCGTTCCACATCGCCCAGGAATATTTAAAGGCGACGGATATGGTGGCCTTTATGCCGTCACGGCTGCTGCCTTGCACAGGGCTATTCGAGATTCCGCTCAGAAAATATCCGCCGGGATACGAAGTGGTGGCGACCTATCATCCCAGCGCCAAGGGCGATCCCCTGATCATGTGGGTGCTCAGTACCGTGAAACAGCGCATTTCCCGCGCCTGA